CCACGGTGaagaggggaaactgaggcacggcaCGGCCAGGCTGTCTGGGGGTGCAGGCACAGCACCGGGACACCCCAACCCCGCTGCAGGACCAGGGCCTGATCTCCCCGTAGCTTTGCTGGGATGTTGCACGGCTCTAGCAGGCTTGGAGCTTGGTTTCCTCGCTGCTCCAGAGCTGGGATGCCACCCGTGCATGGCTCTTTCTCACCAGCGCGTGGCATTTCCAGCGTGTCCCAGAGCGTGTGAGCCTCGCTCCATCGCACGTCCCCGTGGGGCGAGCGAGGTGGATCCTCTGCCGGGTCCTCCTGCCCGCTGCCAGCaagtccccatccctggggcttTATTCTTTTAATGAGAGAAAgtttcccagagctgctggctgtggagACGGGTAATGAATTAACTTGGCAGCTGGCAGGTGAGCCGGAGGGTAGGGACCTGCCTCGATCAGAAGGTGCCCCTGGGAAGGCGATGGGCTGCGTCCCCTTGGCCCACAAGCATCCCTTGGGACATTGGGTACCGGTCTTGTTGGGAAGGGAGCCAGATCCTGTCCCTTTGCCATGTTCCCAACAGGTCGAGGGGAGGCCTTTGCAGCTCAGGGTGCGGGGTTCGGGGCACAGATGCAGGCCCTAGGTTTGATTTAGGACTTCAAAATGCTCCTGTTCTCCTCCAAGTCTTGGGCACTGACGACACCTTGGTGCCAAGAGCAGCAGTGTGGGTGAAAAGCAGGGTTAGAAAACTTTGCACAGGgcaaaggagagggagggatTGCTGCTTACCCCCAGTGGGACTCATCCCcgcaggggcagagctggagaaTCAGATGTGCTGAACCACGACGGGGGTCATTTAAACCCAGAAGCAGGGGGACGATTAATCTATTTTGGGACCCTTGGCTTTCCCTCCTCTTCGCGGCAGGACTGCCGGGAGCAAAACAGATTTGTAACCCCCGCAGCCCTAAGGCCACGAGGATGGGCTCAGGCGAGCTGGCAGCACCTTGTGGCTGTCCCAGCGAACCCCCCCAACAGCAAACGAGTATCATTTCCCTTATTAATGCCCAGCTGCAGCGAggggcagcccagccctgcagggacagcGTTTCAACCCGGGGCTGCCGCTGGCAGCATTGCCAACGCCGAGCCAAAAAggtggccccagccccagcgagGCTTGGTGTGTCCGTCTGTCTTTCCAAGGAAAAGAGCCGCCtcgtttttttgggggggccaTTGCAATCCTTCCTCCTTCCACACAGTCATTTTGGAACCGAAAAGCCTCCGCCCATCGCTGCGCTTCGCCCAAGGGGCCGGGCGCCGGTGGGACTTTCGCTCTGTGTCACCCCCAGCAGGGTCGGAGCCAGCATGGGACTGGGGCTGGATGGTGCCCAGGTCCCCCCAGGTCCAGCCCCATCCCGGATTTGGCTCAGAGGGATGCAGGGCAATGCCATTGATCAAGCCCCGTGCTGCAGAAGCGGGCAGAAAGATGAATTTTAATTGTCCCCAGGGATTTTGCATGGTGCTGGGGTGGTGCTTGGCGTGTCTGTTTCGGGGCTCAATTGACTGTGTGTGTATGAGATGGGGGGGAGGGTGTTCAGTGCGAGCAaccccccctgtccccagctccctgaTGGCCCCAGGGGGTCCCCAAGCCCCTCATCCCCCTGGGTTCTCCTTTCCCCTGCTTCCCAGCCGGCTCCTCCTGCTTCCCTGCTCCCGTCCCGCACCACTGGCCCGCTCTGGTTTATACTGGTTGGTTGGTTAAACAACCCATAAAAAGCAGAAGGGCCTGCCACCCCCCTGCAGAAACGCTGCTAAACTTTGACTTTTCCCTGCACCAGCCTCGGGATGCAGTTTGCACGAGGTCCCAGCACCACCAGTCCCCAAGGACCTTCCCAGGGACCAGGGTCACATCCCCAGGGCCAGAGTCACATCCCCAGGGCCAGAGTCAGGTCCCCAGCATGGGGCAGGGAAGCTCCAGCCGGCGATGGATGCAGCAGCGGTGGTCCCTGAGCCATGTGCCTGGCTGTGACCGGGGGTCTGCACAGCCCCGCTTCGAGCCCACTGCCCTCCCGGCCCCTGCGAGGCAGTGTCTGGCCTGTCCCCCCCAGGATTTTGTGGCTCCTGGCCAAGCTCACGTCTTATCCCAGCGAAGGATGCGATGGAAACTCTCTAGCCCTCTTTAATCGATGTTTTCCTCCATCAAAACGCAGTTCAGAAGCCACCAGATGCAGGCAGAGGGGATTTGCTGGCTGctttcctcccccttttctACCTGCAGACCCCCAGCATTTCCAGATTTGCAACAAAATCCCCGTTATTTGGTGAAAATGACCTCGTTTGCCCAGTTTCTACGCCGATGCTTCAGTGTCCCGTTGGAGAGGGAGAGCGGGAGGTGGGACGATGAAGCACGGGGGAGCTCAGAGAGGCCTTGGCAAGAGGTGTCCGCTCCTTGCCCCTTCCTCGTGCCTGGCACTTTGAGGCTCTGGACCCAGGGGTCGAGGCCACGTCCCCTCGGGTCAGCAGTGACCGTCCCTTCCCTGTCCCTTCCCCCTTATCCTAGCTCCAGGCACAGGACGTGGCTGCGCAGCCGCCCACCCTAATAACCGCCCCATCATCTGTCCCCGGGCTGAATTTGGGGAGAACTTTCTGCTTTTAGCATTTCAGGGGGCTCTCAGAGATCGAGAAAGATGCAAAAGCCCCGCACAGAGCCCGGCACAATGCACCTGCTGCCCGGTACCGTGCCCGGTGCCGAAGCGCACCGATCCTCGCAGCGGCACAGCCGAGCCCCGCggctgccctggggctgtgctgcagctcatgGAAAAACACGCTGCTCCCAGGGGGCCGATCCGGCTCAGCGCGCTAATTAGGAGAGCGGATAGGAAGTTTACACACTCCGCCGTGATGCAAATGACCCCTAAAGATGCACAGGAGCCGGGGAGTTAATTATAACCCTGGCTGCAGCCGGAGGGCTGGGGCGACACCTCGCTGCGCCTCCCCGGCTGGCCGAGGGACGGATCCTGGCCAGGGGACAGCTCGCAGGAGCTGGGTGGACGCGAGCCGGGTGCGTGCGAGGGAGCAGAGAGCCGGGGCTAAAGATACGCAGGcgtgggagggagcaggggcCGGCGGGACGCCAGGCAGCGCGGGGAGCTTCTGGCCAGCGCAAAGCATCTCCTCTCCTCAACCGTAGGTGGGGCAAGGCAAGCGGGCTCTCCTCCTGGCCTGGTGTGGGCTAGAAGCTGTCGAGGCTGGGTTtgagggctgcagagctctgcttgtGTCGGCGTGGGGGTTTGCTGGGCCCCCCAGAGCCCGGTGTGAGCGCAGGGAGCTCCTTTCCTAGGTCCCCGTTGCGCTCTCCAAGTCTGAGGGCCGCAGCCGGGAGCCCGttgtgggtgctgggtgctgctcctgcGGCACTGGGGCGCTCCCTTGGTGCTGTCCCCGGCCGTGGGGACAAGACTGGAGGGACAGAGGTGACACCGCGCCACTCGGTGCCATCCCCTCGTGCCCGTCACGGCGCAGCTGCGATAATCGCCTGCAGCACTAATGCCGCTTATCGCCTTATCGCCTGGGCGCAGCAATTAAAACCCGGACCGAgaatcctccccccccccctttcccagCCCTTAATACCTGCCAGGGGGGGGCACGGAGGAACCGAGGCGCCGGTGCCGTGCCGCACTGCGGTGTCCGAGCCCTTGGGGCAGCCCCTCTGGAGGCACGAAACCAAAATGCCAGCACCACCGGTCACGGCAGCATCCCTCCCCGGTGCCcggtggtgctggggctgcgcgAGTCCCCCCGCGGGTCCCTCGTGGCCGCGGTGGCCTCGTGGCCGGGGCGATGCCCCAGGAGGACCCAACGGGGCCGAGCGCTGGCTGCCGAAATAATGAGCTGCTCGGGGAGGCGGCTGATGAAACCGCCCCGCGTGTTGCACGAGGCCTCGCTGCGCCCTCAGCCCCGGTGCAAGGGactggggaaaagggggggaacCGGGGCGGGGGGGTCTGCACGCGAGTCCGGCCCCGGCACGACCCCGTTTCCCCCGCCGCAGCCCATCCCGACGGCGCTGTGGCTGCCGCTTCCTTCTCGCCTCTCGCGCCTCGCCTCCCCCCCTCCGCCTGCTATTTTGGGATGGGGCCTCCGCAGCACCGTCCTGGGGGTGCCGGTGCCCCCCAGGGGGCTCTGCAGCATCAGCgtgagggtgctggggggtccCGACGCACCCTGCTTGGGTGCAGGGGGGGACGTGGCAGTCCCAGGGGCACTCCCGTCCCCTGCCGTGGCTCAGCACGGGCAGGGGGGACACGGAGAGGTTGGGGGGGCCCTTGCAGGATCAGTCCCAGCGGTGTCAGATGAGCTTCCCAAAAGTGAGCACAGCTGGAAAGCGGGGTGCCGGagcagggttttggggtgccGCAGCACCTGAGGGGTGGCGGTGCCAGATGGGGGGGCCCTCGCCAGCATTTTGTGGCCCCCGCTGCAGGACGGGCTTGgcctccccagcacctctgaGCGCGTACAGCACGGCCTCTCCTCCGTGCTGAGGTTTGTGagcctttaaaaagaaaccctCGGGGCGCAGCTGCGCAGCGCTAGCAGGGGCGCGGGGGGCTTGGGGCCGGCCTTGGGGCCGTGCAGCTTCTTCTGGCCAAAAAGGGTCAAAGCAGGCTGCGAGCACGGCCCCCAGGGGAGCAGCTCGCGTTGCTGCACCTTCGACGGAAGATCATGGGGTTGGGGCGGGCAGGTGGGAGCCGAGCTGCCCCCGCAAATGCACCTGGGGATGCCCCGTGCCGCGCCGCAGGTGTCCGCACCAGGAGGGCAGGATCGGTCCCGGTTTTGGGAAAACCTCTGCGCTTTCACCAGGGAACTGGTGGCTGCTTTTCCTGGCAGGGCCGTTCCCCGCGGGGCTGGGGATGGTCTCGTCACCCCCCCTCTGTACCTTCGCGCCGTGCGTGGGCCCGGGGACGCAGGGTGGCAGCGGGGCCGTGGGAACGGCAGCACAATTTCCTTCcataaattaaaattagttttgaTCAGCTAAATATAGCAGCTGAGCAAGATGGTAAATGGCAACGTGCTTGAGAGAAGGAAGCGGGACGGGCTGGGGCACTGGGGGAGCGAAAGGCTGGCGGTTCCCCAACCTGCACCGGGGCCGATCCCTGCCACGGGGGCTCGAGGGGCTCACTTGCGGGATGCCTGGGTACATTTGGGGAGCATCATCCCCTGGAGGGCTGATACTGCAGCAGTGTCCTTGGTTCCCAGGCCAGCTCTTGCCCCGTGGCCATGGTTTGGGGTCAGCGGGGACGGAGCTGGCCCAGGGCTGCACCCAGTTTGGGGCGGATGCGAGGGTCCCGCTGGGAGCACGGTGATGCCAACCGTGGCTCCGTACCAGGTTTCCATGGAACCAAGCCCCCCGGCATCATCCCAGAGGGATTTTGGGGTGACCAGTGCTGGGGGGACAGCAAGAGGAGCCCCGGCTGCGTCCCCACGGTGTCAGCGGGGTGCAACAGGGACCGGTGCccggtgctgggctgcagccagggctggcacCTTGCAGCGGGGTTGGGATCCGGGGTCCCTTGGCCCCTAGCTCTTCCCATCACCGCCTCACGTGGCACCAGGAGGTGGGTGGTTTCGCTTTGCTGTCTCCTCGTACAGCCACTTCCTGACCTGCGAACGGCTGAGGTCAAATTTAGTCTGTTcgcattcaaaaaaaaaagcaaaaaaaaggcaaaaaaaaaaccaacacacacacacacacaaaacattgAACCTAAAAACAGCCCCTTTGTCTTACCGAGGACCCTCCCCGCGGCCAGCCCAGCCTCTTTTGTAACCCCCCTCCCCATCAGCCCCATCCGCCCCGGTAAAAACCCCCGGCGAGGGCGAGCGCGGGGCAGCGACGGCGCAGCTTTGGGATGCCAAGGCTGAGCCCACGCTCCCGGAGAGGGATTTGGGATCGTGGCACTGGcgctctgcagccagcacacccaggtgctggggggctgctggggggctgccggggggcaGGGGTGTCGgagatggggctgtggggccggcTGAGCAGAGCAAAGGGGAATTTTCCCGCCTGCCCCAAagaatttcccattttttttggtatttcgAGGGGTTTGACGCTCTTTGCGGAAAAGCTGGGAAATGCCGCCGGGACCAAAACTTCCTCTGAAAaagttattattaatttatttttttttttcagcaaagcttaTTTTGGCTGGCGGAGGGGCGAGGAGGCACCCAGGAGGTGCTCACggggtttctctctctctctctctctctcttccagtCTCCCTCCGAGTCTAGGAGTCAAAAATGGGCcggaaaaaaatacagatcagCCGAATTCTGGACCAGCGGAACCGGCAGGTAGGAGGAGAGGGGACAAAAAGGGACGAGGAGCCGcgaggctggggagggacgAAGGGAGGCGAAGCCGCTCGGCCCCCAGGGGCGTCGGATCCTCCAGAGGCTGGAGATTTTGGGTgctggaggggaaaggagagggcggcggggccgtggcgGTGGCACCAGGGCAGCGCCGCGTCCCCTTTCCTGCAGGTGACCTTCACCAAGCGTAAATTCGGGCTGATGAAGAAGGCGTACGAGCTGAGCGTGCTGTGCGACTGCGAGATCGCCCTCATCATCTTCAACAGCACCAACCGCCTCTTCCAGTACGCCAGCACCGACATGGACAAGGTGCTGCTCAAGTACACGGAGTACAGCGAGCCCCACGAGAGCCGCACCAACTCCGACATCCTCGAGGTAGCGCCGGGGGGCAGAAAattgtggggtgggggggctcgGGTAAAGGGCAGGGGACCCCGCTCACCGCCCCGCTCTTCGCAGACGCTGAAGCGCAAGGGACTGGGGCTGGACAGCCACGAGCTGGAGCTGGACGAGGGGCTGGACGGCGGCGAGAAGATGCGGAAGCTGAACGAGGGCATGGACCTGACGGTGGCACGGCCCCGGTTTTACGTGAGTGGCCGCCACAGCGTGATGCTGGGGGACAGGAGCCGTGGCCCCAACCCCAGCCCTGACCCCAGCTCTCTGTTTCACCCCGCAGAGCCCGGTGCCGCTGCCCGAGGCCTCCTACAGCAGCTCCCCACCAGCTGGCGGTGACGGAGCCCTGGgcggcaccagcagctccccgcaGCACCAGGGCCGCCCGCCTGCCTTCAAACCATCAGCACCGAAGCTCTCGGGGCGCTCTCCAGGACCGATGCCCCCAGGTAGGCTCAGATATCGCTCGGCTGCGTGTGGGTGGCATCGCAGCGGGGACAAGGTTCCCCCCGGCGGCCACCTCGCTGGCCCCGGAGGGATTTTCCAGGCCGGACGCCGCATGCAAAGCTCCCCTCGCAGCATCTCCCGGGGATTTACCGGGAGCGGGGCAGGGGCGGGCGCGTGGGCAGGTAGCGCTGCCGCAGCTGCGGAAACGCCACCGGCTTCTGGCCTCCCTCCAGCTGCTTCCTGCGCGCTGCTGAGTCACGGCCGCCGCGCACCCAGGTGGCCCCGGGCACCCTGCACCCATGCCTCGTGTTCCCTcctgtgcagcagagctggagccgGGTGCCCGGTGGGGCTGGCGCGGGACTGGGTGCTGCCGGGTGCCCCCCAAGCTTCTGCCACCCTGGGGACGGGCAGCAAAAACGGGGCTGGAAAAATTGATGCCGCGACTTGACCGGCGGAAAGCCCCCCGGGTGGGTAGGAGGTGGCACGGGGGTGGCTGGCCCATGGGTGGCTTTGCCACAACCGGGATGGGCTGAGCCTCCACGGCTCCGCACTGCTCCTGGGGCAGGATGTGGGCACGCCGCGTGCCCACCTCGGACGGCAACGACCTGGCCGGGGAGGTGGAGGTGCCACAGGATGTCCCCCCGCTGCTCCGCGGGGAGCTGAGCCGCGAGGGCTGCCCGCAGCGGGGTCCGGACGGGGAGCTTTGCACCCTGCTGGCTCCCGGGGCCAGATCCGGCCGTCGCCTTCGTTTCCGCTCGCAGCACACGGCCGTGGCCGCAGCGGGCCGGGGGTGGCCACCGCAGCCCAGGTGCGCTCAGGATGTGGCTTTGCCGGAGCGCGGCACCGTGCACGCACGCACGGGCACCCACGGGGGACGAGGGCACCGAGGCCACTTTCTGCATCCCCCGGGGACCCCCTGAAAACAGGAGCCCGATGGTTCCACGTCCTTCGGTGCCACCCGCGCGTCCTCCTGTCCCTCTGTCCGTCCAGGTATCGGCTACCCCCTGTTCCCCCCCGGCAGCCTGAACCGAGCCCTGGCCACCAAGACGCCGCCGCCGCTGTACCTGGGAGCCGATGGCCGGCGCGGCGAAGCCCACGGCAGCTTGGCCAGCGGCAGGAGCGGTGGCAGCACGGCGGTGAGTGACACCAaggggctctgcagcacccGGGGACATCGCCCCATAGATATAGCCCCATAGATTCAAGACCCCAAATGTGCAGCCCCCAGTTTTTGGGTCTCCAGGGTGCTCCTGGTGGCCGGGGGACAGTGCCAGGAGGATGCTCGGTGGCCTTGTCCCTcctgtgtcccctccccagctgtggcACCATgggaggggggcagggaggggtcCCCTGTTCCCAGCCAGCCCCTGTCTCACTGCAGCCAGGGAGCCACTGAggttcctccccccccccaaattcaGCAAGGAGCTGCTCTGATCCGCTCCcgtctcctcttcctcctccaacaCCGGGGCTTTgccgcggggctggggagggaaagggagcaCCACAGCCCCCCCTGGGGgtctcagcagcacaaagcctgACCTGGGGGGGCACTTTCGCATCCCGCAGAGGCCTCTGTACCCCGGTCTGCAGACCCTGAGCCCCGTGCTTCCACCGGGCAGCGCCGGCATCCCCAACCACAGCCTCTCCGGCTTCCCCTTCCTCGCCCCGGCACAAGCGGGTAAGTCCTGGCCCCGTGCCCCAGGGGGGTTCAAAGACCCCCAGCCATGCCCCCCTGCTCACTTTTCATCCCCTGCTCAGCAGAGTACGGGGCTGGCGAGGCCCCACCGCCCCCCGGCTTCCTTCAGCCCGGCCCCCCGGCTTCGTGGCAGCCCCCGCGGGACATGGCAGCGCTGGGGTAAGGAGCGGGTTGGGGACACGGGACAGCAGGGGACAGGGTCTGGCAACGGGATGAGGGAAGGGGGAATTTCGGGTTAACCCTTCTTTTTGGGTACCCAAAGCACAGCCCCACACCGTCCGGTTTCACCCCAAAACTGGGGCGCACGGGGACAGGCTGGGAACCCTCCCACCCACCCAGTCCCAGCTCGTCCCACAGGCAGCGGAGCCTATTTAAAGCTGAATTTGGCCCCTGGGGACTTggcccccgtgtcccccccatcACACACCAGGCTCCCAGCAGCCGTGCCAGCGTGTGGGTGGGTGGCAGCCTGGGAAgcgggtgctgcagcccccccagcgtTGCTCAGGGGCGAGGAATTGGACGGAGCCGGTGCAGGAGATGAGTTGGGAGGCTCTCAGCCCTGCTTGG
This genomic interval from Aythya fuligula isolate bAytFul2 chromosome 26, bAytFul2.pri, whole genome shotgun sequence contains the following:
- the MEF2B gene encoding myocyte-specific enhancer factor 2B translates to MGRKKIQISRILDQRNRQVTFTKRKFGLMKKAYELSVLCDCEIALIIFNSTNRLFQYASTDMDKVLLKYTEYSEPHESRTNSDILETLKRKGLGLDSHELELDEGLDGGEKMRKLNEGMDLTVARPRFYSPVPLPEASYSSSPPAGGDGALGGTSSSPQHQGRPPAFKPSAPKLSGRSPGPMPPGIGYPLFPPGSLNRALATKTPPPLYLGADGRRGEAHGSLASGRSGGSTARPLYPGLQTLSPVLPPGSAGIPNHSLSGFPFLAPAQAAEYGAGEAPPPPGFLQPGPPASWQPPRDMAALGTSTRIVPAEDAAPGSSPQPHAISIKSERVSPGLGCPSGTPQPPPGGLTSLNEASRSSGDLQPRDDYTKGYPYPLGPPRPLAEEQRATVPVPPRRAQAVDGWQR